CATTATAGAATGCATTGATATCCTCAACGGCTTGAACAATTGTACTTTGCACACATCCAAGCTCGTTCGCTAAGTGCATTACATTCTCCGATGTTTTATAGATATACAGTCGTTCCATTATTGTAAGTTGTCGCAACGAAGCCGCATTAATCATCGCTCTCACAAGAATCACCTCCTGTGTCAAGGTTATTATATTGTGTCTTGAAATTCAATCGTTTTACACCTTGTTACTCGAAATTTGAGTATTGGGATTATAACATCGAATAGAGCATTATTTTACTCGAGTTTTCAATACCAAAAGCTTCGACCAAAAGTCGACTTTCAACATCAGATAACTTACACGGTTGTATCAGTTACCGGCATTCTTAGAAATACGAATTTGTGCCCTAAATACTGGCTCAAAATACATTTAAGAATACGATATATGGTATAATTATAACATCTATCAAAGTGAGGAAATTGAATGAAGAAAACATCTTACAGTAAAATAACAGTAACCTTTCTGCTGATCTTATACCTGTTGCTTATTCTGGCATTCACGATAAACGCAATTACGTTATCAAATCAGCACGAACGCAATGAACAGGAATACATTACATCCTTAGAACTTGAAATTAAGGACACTATCGATAAAAACAAACACAATACTGCAATGCTTCGTGAAAAGCTCAATGCTATTACCGAGACGCAATCTTTGGAAATCAGTCTAAACTCAAGCGAGGAGGTTATTTATGCGACAGTTCCTTTTTCTGATGTTTACATCAAAACTGGAATCTTAAATCGAAATGCCATTATCTATGAAGCACAAGGAGAATATGATACCTTCGATTTATGGTATGCAATCTATAAGCCCGATACGTCATCAGTAACTTCGACATACTTACTACGCCAAACAATCTTTGTTGGTTTTGGAAGTCTTATTACCCTTATGCTGCTTTATCTCTTGAGAAATCGTCTTCGCGCTCCTCTCAATCAATTGAAAACTGCCATCTCAGCGATTCGAAATTATGAATTCGACCGCATTGATGCTGGCAGCGATGTCATTAATGAAGAACTGTTCGAATTCTCCCAAGAATTGGAGCACAATATAAGTCAAGTATCACAGAAGTACTCACAACTCGAAATTTCATTGGAAAGAAAAAGAGAACGTCTCGCCAATACTATTACCGTTTCAAAATCTTTTATTCATGACTTAAAGTCCCCGATCTACCAACTTATGCTTGAGAACGAATTGTATTTGTCGCGGCTCAAACATCCCTCACAAGAAACAACAGATATTGTAAATCTAAACTTATCACAAAATGTGCGCCTCATGAACCGCATCAACGAAGTCCTAGGCATCCTCAAGGAATCCAGTTTCGATAATGCGTTAACACAAGAACACTTTGATGTCATCCCCGTTTTCTTTGAAATCATAAAGGGATTTAAGCCAATCATAATGACCAAAGATGTTACACTAGACTACATCACTCATGACACGCTCTTTCTTACTACAAACAAAGCTGCATTGCAATTGTTAATGCATAACTTAATCTCAAACGCATTAAACTATGCCACCGACCATTCTGAAGTATCCATAACCATCACTGAAGAAGATCACGAAGTCATCTTTAAATTCAAAAATCAAAGTTCACCGAACAATATTAAGAACATGCGTCTGAGCGAAAACTTGTTTTCCAAGTCCCAAGCCACGCTGGGTAATAAATACAGCAGTGGTAATGGTCTGTTCCTTATCAAAGACCTTTGTATGATTTTGAATGCACAATACAACCTAAACACTGATAACGATGAAATTTGCATCTTAATTCGACTCCCAAAGGATGGCGCCTATGAAATCCTTTAAATTGACACTAGCTCTATTCAGCTTACTTCTTGCGACATGCACTGTTATAACACCGCTTCATGCAGAAGAAGACGTGTTGACACCCGAAGAATTAAAACAAGTTAAGGAAGCAGGCACTTATTTCACAATTGTTTATACGGTGGATGACCAAGGACGTCAACACAGTGAACGTGTACCCATAACCATTGTTCTTGATACAACTATTCTTAACGATGCCAATAACGAAGGAATCGATGCGCATGATTTCCGCATCCAACCGGATGTTGACATCGAATCTTTAGATCCTACCACACTCATTAATCTGGCTAATGCACACGCATGGGATTTAAGTACTGGTACAAAGATCCCAATT
The window above is part of the Erysipelothrix sp. HDW6C genome. Proteins encoded here:
- a CDS encoding sensor histidine kinase — its product is MKKTSYSKITVTFLLILYLLLILAFTINAITLSNQHERNEQEYITSLELEIKDTIDKNKHNTAMLREKLNAITETQSLEISLNSSEEVIYATVPFSDVYIKTGILNRNAIIYEAQGEYDTFDLWYAIYKPDTSSVTSTYLLRQTIFVGFGSLITLMLLYLLRNRLRAPLNQLKTAISAIRNYEFDRIDAGSDVINEELFEFSQELEHNISQVSQKYSQLEISLERKRERLANTITVSKSFIHDLKSPIYQLMLENELYLSRLKHPSQETTDIVNLNLSQNVRLMNRINEVLGILKESSFDNALTQEHFDVIPVFFEIIKGFKPIIMTKDVTLDYITHDTLFLTTNKAALQLLMHNLISNALNYATDHSEVSITITEEDHEVIFKFKNQSSPNNIKNMRLSENLFSKSQATLGNKYSSGNGLFLIKDLCMILNAQYNLNTDNDEICILIRLPKDGAYEIL